One genomic region from Agelaius phoeniceus isolate bAgePho1 chromosome 25, bAgePho1.hap1, whole genome shotgun sequence encodes:
- the RBM15 gene encoding RNA-binding protein 15, with protein sequence MKGKERSPAKAKRSRGGEDSASSSSSSRGSKKPSGSSGGGGGSNGGKAAAASGESNSGSGRRGAHADKGGRAGSREYESGSAAAAGGGGRHGYSGKTAEASRSSSSRGGESRAAAAAASSSSSSSEPGGGEYKTLKISELGSALSDEAVEDGLFHEFKRFGDVSVKISRLPPGAGAADERVAFVNFRRPEDARAAKHARGRLVLYDRPLKIEAVYVGGGSGRRRSSRSPALLDKESPYGTAAVGAVAAAVRHPPAGAAQRALSPAGSGGALGYRDYRLQQLALGRLPPPPPLPRELERERDYGGFYEARVRPAYGLERVAGVAAAGGFRGGGGGGAGAAAEEEISPEDDQRANRTLFLGNLDITVSESDLRRAFDRFGVITEVDIKRPGRGQTSTYGFLKFENLDMAHRAKLAMSGKVLLRNPIKIGYGKATPTTRLWVGGLGPWVPLAALAREFDRFGTIRTIDYRKGDSWAYIQYESLDAAQAACTHMRGFPLGGPDRRLRVDFADTEHRYQQPYLQPLPLPPPAHYELVAEAAAFGAHRGAPPDPLRGARDRTPPLLYRDRDRDLYPETEWVPPPPPVRDRSNRAAAYDPLESLERRRDGWSLERDRGERELGSSSRDQPRKRRLAEDGGRHLDRSPDSERSSSSRKRHCLATTSPPDRSPELLGGRERYSSDPERSSRLLLLERPSPIRESRRGSLERGQNEKRDRKNSAERERKHRAAAAQECKSPAKKDERVAEGGGGGSRLKPPPQKQQQDGAAQAGAAPKLCLAWQGMLLLKNSNFPSNMHLLQGDLGVASSLLVEGATGGKVAQLKITQRLRLDQPKLDEVNRRIKVAGPNGYAILLAVPGASDNRSAAGAAEAATTSTQRPLRNLVSYLKQKQAAGVISLPVGGNKDKENSGVLHAFPPCDFSQQFLDSTAKALAKSEDDYLVMIIVRGAS encoded by the coding sequence atgaAGGGCAAGGAGCGCTCGCCCGCCAAGGCCAAGCGCTCCCGGGGCGGCGAGGACTCggcgtcctcctcctcctcctcgcgcGGCAGCAAGAAGCCGAGCGGCTCGTCCGGCGGAGGCGGCGGCTCCAACGGCGGGAAAGCGGCGGCGGCGTCCGGCGAGAGCAACAGCGGGAGCGGCCGGCGCGGCGCCCACGCGGACAAGGGCGGCCGCGCCGGCAGCCGCGAGTACGAGAGCGGttcggcggcggccgcgggcggcGGGGGCCGGCACGGCTACAGCGGTAAAACCGCGGAGGCGTCgcgaagcagcagcagccgcggcgGCGAATCGCgagcggccgccgccgccgcctcctcctcctcctcctcctcggagCCGGGCGGCGGCGAGTACAAGACGCTGAAGATCAGTGAGCTGGGCTCGGCGCTGAGCGACGAGGCGGTAGAGGACGGGCTCTTCCACGAGTTCAAGCGCTTCGGCGACGTGAGCGTCAAGATCAGCCGGCTCCCGCCCGGCGCCGGTGCCGCCGACGAGCGCGTGGCCTTCGTCAACTTCCGCCGGCCCGAGGACGCGCGGGCCGCCAAGCACGCCCGCGGCCGCCTCGTGCTCTACGACCGCCCGCTCAAGATCGAAGCCGTCTATGTCGGCGGAGGCAGCGGCCGCCGGCGCAGCAGCCGCTCCCCGGCGCTGCTGGACAAGGAGTCTCCCTACGGCACGGCGGCGGTCGGGGCGGTGGCGGCCGCCGTGCGGCACCCGCCGGCCGGGGCCGCGCAGCGGGCGCTGTCCCCGGCGGGCAGCGGAGGAGCTTTGGGATACCGGGACTACCGGCTGCAGCAGCTCGCCCTGGGccggctcccgccgccgccgccgctgccgagggagctggagagggagcGGGACTACGGCGGCTTCTACGAGGCGCGGGTGCGGCCGGCCTATGGGCTGGAGCGCGTGGCCGGCGTGGCGGCGGCCGGGGGGTTccgcggaggaggaggaggaggtgccGGGGCGGCCGCTGAGGAGGAGATCAGCCCCGAGGATGACCAGAGAGCCAACCGCACGCTGTTCCTGGGCAACCTGGACATCACCGTGAGCGAGTCGGACTTGCGGCGAGCCTTTGACCGTTTTGGGGTCATCACTGAGGTGGACATCAAGAGGCCGGGGCGTGGGCAGACCAGCACCTATGGGTTTCTTAAGTTTGAGAATCTGGACATGGCGCACCGGGCCAAGTTGGCCATGTcagggaaggtgctgctgcGCAACCCCATCAAGATCGGGTACGGGAAAGCCACCCCGACCACGCGGCTCTGGGTGGGCGGCCTGGGGCCCTGGGTgcccctggctgccctggccagggagTTTGATCGGTTTGGCACCATCCGCACCATCGATTACCGCAAAGGGGATTCCTGGGCCTATATCCAGTACGAGAGCCTGGATGCGGCGCAGGCAGCCTGCACCCACATGCGGGGCTTCCCCCTGGGGGGGCCGGATCGCCGGCTCCGCGTGGACTTTGCCGACACGGAGCATCGGTACCAGCAGCCctacctgcagcccctgcccttgCCACCCCCGGCTCATTACGAGCTCGTGGCGGAGGCGGCTGCTTTTGGGGCTCACCGGGGAGCCCCCCCTGACCCTCTACGGGGGGCCAGGGACAGGACACCACCGTTGCTCTATAGAGACCGTGACAGAGACCTTTATCCTGAGACAGAGTGGgtgcccccgccgccccctGTGCGGGACCGGAGTAATCGGGCAGCTGCCTATGACCCACTGGAAAGCCTGGAGCGCCGCCGGGATGGGTGGTCCTTGGAGCGGGACCGCGgggagagggagctgggcagtAGCAGTAGGGATCAGCCTAGGAAACGGAGGCTGGCGGAGGATGGAGGCCGGCACTTGGACCGTTCCCCTGACAGCGAgcgctcctcttcctcccgaaAGCGCCACTGCTTGGCCACGACCTCTCCCCCGGACCGCAGCCCCGAGCTCCTGGGAGGCCGGGAGCGTTACAGTAGTGACCCTGAGCGCTCATCCCGCTTGCTCCTCTTGGAGCGACCTTCCCCCATCCGGGAGTCCCGCCGGGGCAGCCTGGAGCGGGGACAGAACGAAAAGCGCGACCGCAAGAATTCCGCAGAGCGGGAGCGCAAACATCGCGCTGCTGCCGCCCAGGAGTGCAAAAGTCCGGCCAAAAAGGACGAGCGGGTGGCggagggaggtggtggaggctCCCGGCTCAAACCTCCTCCccaaaaacagcagcaggatggagcagcgcaggcaggggcagcgcccaagctgtgcctggcttggcaggggatgctcctgctgAAGAACAGCAACTTCCCGTCCAACATGCACCTGCTCCAGGGGGACCTCGGAGTCGCCAGCAGCCTCCTGGTGGAGGGAGCGACTGGGGGGAAAGTGGCTCAGCTCAAGATCACCCAACGTCTCCGTCTGGACCAGCCCAAGTTGGATGAGGTCAACCGGCGCATCAAGGTGGCGGGTCCCAACGGATACGCCATCCTGCTGGCCGTGCCCGGCGCCTCCGACAACCGctccgcagccggggctgccgagGCAGCCACCACCTCCACGCAGAGGCCGCTCAGGAATCTGGTGTCCTACCTAAAGCAAAAGCAGGCTGCTGGGGTGATCAGCCTCCCTGTAGGGGGGAACAAAGACAAGGAGAACAGCGGGGTCCTGCACGCCTTTCCGCCCTGCGACTTCTCCCAGCAGTTCCTGGACTCCACGGCCAAGGCATTGGCCAAATCAGAGGACGACTATCTGGTCATGATCATTGTCCGTGGGGCATCCTAA